The stretch of DNA GTACGTGAAATAAAGAATCTTAGTCAAAGTTATATGGCTGATAAATTATCGATAAGTCAAAGCTCTTATTCTGATATTGAGAATTGTAAGACCAAAATTTCGGAAGAAAAATTAAACGAAATTGCACGTGTTTTAGAGGTCGATTCAGAAACTATTAAAAACTTCAATGATCAGGTCGTTTTCAATGCTTGTTCACAATCAGGATATTATAATACCAATAATATAACTTCCACAGCAAAAATTGAAGAATTATACAAAGAACTCATCAAATCGAAGGATGAGCAAATTCTACAATTACAAGAACAGCTATTAAGTTTGAAAAATGAGTTGCGTTTGTTGAGAGAAAGTTAACTTGTTTTAATTTAACAAAATATTAAAATTGATAATTTCAAGTTTAGTATAATTTTTGCTAACTTATCAACTCAAATAAAATACGTTAATAAAATGAAAAAAGGATTGATCTTATTTGCCGCTTTAGGGATGATGATGACATTTTCTTGTAAAGAAAGTACAAATTCTACCACAAGTCAAGATGCAAATGATACGATAGCAAAAACAGATACCAAGCCAGAGAAAGAAGTTTTAGGTAACCCGATTGATGTAAAAGCAGATCCAGGAACCTTCCAAATAAAACCTTTGAAATATGGGTATGATGAGGTGAATGAATACATCGATGGTAAAACTATGGAAACCCACTTTTCTAAGCATTATTTAGGGTATACGAATAAGTTGAATGCCGCCCTAAAAGATGCTGGTATTAAAAGCAACAATATCGTCGAAATCCTTAAAAATATGGATATGAATAATGCAGCATTGCGCAACAATGCTGGCGGATATTATAACCACCAAATGTATTTTGATTTAATTTCGCCTAATCCTACAGCTGCTCCGACTGGAGATTTATTAGAAAAAATCATAGCCGATTTTGGTAGTGTAAATGAGTTGGTAAATCAATTGAAAGATGCAGGCTCTAAACAGTTTGGTTCTGGATGGTCTTGGCTAGTTGTTCTGCCAGATGGTAACTTAGCAGTTACTGCTACACCAAATCAAGATAATCCTTTGATGCCAGGAGCAAAAGTTGCAGGGAAACCGATTTTAGGTATCGATGTTTGGGAACATGCTTATTATTTGAAATATATGAATAAACGTGATGATTATTTAACTAATTTCTTTAAAGTTTTGGATTGGAAACAAGTAGAAACCAATTATGCTAACGCTTTAAAGAAATAAAAAAATCATTACTATTTATCCCTAATAAGAAAGCAGAAATTCCAGTTCTGGAATTTCCGCTTTTTATTTATATGTTTCTAAAGCTAAACTAACTCACCAAAAATATTACAAACCAAGGACAGAAACACCTTGTTCGAAAACAATATCTACCGGGATGTTTTTTGCTTTCAGACGATCTAAATCTTTTTGTAAATCGGCACTGATTTTTCCTTTCTCTTGATTGAGCTTCACAACACCATCGTAATCCCCATCACCTTGCAATTTCAGAATCAAAGCAGATAAACCATGCATTGCTTTCTCCATTTTAGGTACATCTACCCTATAATGATTATTGGCCGTTTTCACGAAAGCACCTTGCTCTTGGAAATAATTAAAACAAACCATATTCGCTTGGCCATGGGCAGAACTTGCTCCAAAACGAACAGAACGTAGAATACCAGCCAAGAACGTAACAAAATAATCTTCTTGCGTCCCTTCTAATTCTTGTTTGGCCAAAAGCTGATTCACCATATAGAGCCCCAAAATATCTGCCTTTCCTTCTTCTAAAGAAGACTGTGTTTCTTGCAAAGCTTCTCTAACAGTTCCTTTGCCATTGATAGTGTTTTTAATTCCTAAACCGTGCGCCACTTCATGGAACATAACATTGGCAAAAAACGCATCGAATTTTACGTTCTTTTGCTGAGAAGGATCTATCAACTCTTCGGCAATCGGTAATAAGATTTTATCGAATTTTGCTTGCATTGCATTTTTCAATTGCAAGCGACGCGTTCCTTTTTCTAACTGTACCCGTTCATCATTGGGTAAATTAATCGCAATGGTTTTTCCTCCAGCATTACAATCACCTGCATAGTAAACAACATCATACGCATTTAGGTCCGAATCGGTTCCTGGCTTTTCGGTTTTGTATTTTGCATCAACCGGCAAATTCGCTTGCAATTCGGGTAAATATTGTACAAATTTTGCTAATTTCTTAGACCACTCCATATCTTTTACCAAAACATAGGCTTCATAAGAAGCTTTATACCCAAATAACTGATCTTCGTAGGTTTCTATCGGACCGATAACCAAATCCAAACGATTATTTTTCATGTCCATCCAAGCTAAATCACTGGTGTAAAAATCATCGTTCAACAAAGATGTAGCACGTAAAAATAAATAATTTTTCAGTTCTTTATCTTTAGTAAGCTCTGAAGCTTTTACCAGTAGTTCTGCTGCCTTTTGTAATTGATTCTTATACAATACGTGGTACGGAATCGTGTATAATTTTCCTGCACGATCGCGACGCACAACAGTATAATTTGATTTTCCATCTACAAGATTTGCTGCCTCAAACTCGGCCTTCGTCATATCGGTAGGATAAAATGTAGACCCCAAGGGTTTCGGCCCAATCCCCTCTACAAACGACGCATCATTATTCATCCTATCCCAAGGACCATAATTTATTTTCGCATAGTTTTTTTGCTCTCCTTTGGTGGCATCCATCAAATCGACTTTTGCACCGTAGGCTTGTTGCCAAAATAAATCGTCCATAATTTCAGAGGCCTTGATCATCAACTTCAACACTTCTTTTTCGTTGGTCGATAATGTAGAAATATCCATCGTCAACGGAACACTTGCATAATATTCGTACGGATAGGATGGAGCTTTTTGTGTGTGTTTGGTCGTGTTTTGACTTGTTTTCATCGTATGATTTGTTTGTGTAGAACAAGAAGAAAGCAAAGCCGAAACAGCTAGTAAACTTACAACAAATGTGTTTTTCTTCATGATACAATTATTTTAGTACAAGGTACAACGAAGATTTTACATGAATAATAGATAAAGAAACAGAATTACAAGAATTTCTGGTTAGGATAATCTTTTGGCTAGGAAAATTTAATTTGAAGGATACATAAAACTAAAAAAGCCTTTCAATTTTATTGAGAGGCTTTTGTTTACTAAGCTATGTTTTGGGTGGATGATGGGTCTCGAACCCACGACCTTCGGAACCACAATCCGACGCTCTAACCAACTGAGCTACAACCACCATGTTGAATTTTAGTTGAAAACGAAATTCTAAACGTTTCTTGGGTGGATGATGGGTCTCGAACCCACGACCTTCGGAACCACAATCCGACGCTCTAACCAACTGAGCTACAACCACCATTTCTATTGGACTGCAAATATACTATTGAATTCGATATTTACAAATATTTTTCAAAGAAAAATCAAATCAAATCGTCAAGCGATTGAATGCCAATATATCTACATGCCACAAATCCTTCAGCAGCTTCTACACCAATTAATCGTCCTAAATCCAACGCTCGATAGCGAATAGAATCCGTGAAATTTTTCGACGAGATTGCTGTTTGTGGTTCATCCTCTAGATTTGGATTATAAAATTGAGTTTTATAAGCCATACAAGCTTCTACTTTAATATCTAAATAGCCTGAAACATCTACCAAGAAAGTTGGCTCTATAGGTAACCATTGTATATAATGAAAATGTTTTTTTGGTCGCCATGCTTCTTGCTGGGTATCTATTTTTATCAAACCAGACAAAAACAGGGCATTGCTTACCAACTCAGCTGCTTTGCCGTGATCTGGATGTCGATCGGTTGGAGGATTACTCAATACAATATCGGGTTGATATTGACGAATTATCTTGACAATGGCAAGTTGATTGTCTTTATTGTTCTGAAAAAAGCCATCAGACAATTGTAGATTCTCACGCACTTTGACTCCTAATATCTTTGCAGCTGCTTTGGCTTCTTCCTTTCTTGTTTCAGCCGTGCCACGCGACCCCAATTCGCCTTGTGTGAGATCAAGGATTCCTACTTTTTTACCTTCGGCAATAGCTTTGGCTAAGGTTGCCGAACATCCTAATTCTACATCATCGGGATGTGCTCCGATGGCTAAAATATCTAACTTCATTTTACTTTTTTTCTATCCAACCGAT from Weeksella virosa DSM 16922 encodes:
- a CDS encoding helix-turn-helix domain-containing protein, producing the protein MDTVIGYKIRKVREIKNLSQSYMADKLSISQSSYSDIENCKTKISEEKLNEIARVLEVDSETIKNFNDQVVFNACSQSGYYNTNNITSTAKIEELYKELIKSKDEQILQLQEQLLSLKNELRLLRES
- a CDS encoding superoxide dismutase, with the translated sequence MKKGLILFAALGMMMTFSCKESTNSTTSQDANDTIAKTDTKPEKEVLGNPIDVKADPGTFQIKPLKYGYDEVNEYIDGKTMETHFSKHYLGYTNKLNAALKDAGIKSNNIVEILKNMDMNNAALRNNAGGYYNHQMYFDLISPNPTAAPTGDLLEKIIADFGSVNELVNQLKDAGSKQFGSGWSWLVVLPDGNLAVTATPNQDNPLMPGAKVAGKPILGIDVWEHAYYLKYMNKRDDYLTNFFKVLDWKQVETNYANALKK
- a CDS encoding dipeptidyl-peptidase 3 family protein, which encodes MKKNTFVVSLLAVSALLSSCSTQTNHTMKTSQNTTKHTQKAPSYPYEYYASVPLTMDISTLSTNEKEVLKLMIKASEIMDDLFWQQAYGAKVDLMDATKGEQKNYAKINYGPWDRMNNDASFVEGIGPKPLGSTFYPTDMTKAEFEAANLVDGKSNYTVVRRDRAGKLYTIPYHVLYKNQLQKAAELLVKASELTKDKELKNYLFLRATSLLNDDFYTSDLAWMDMKNNRLDLVIGPIETYEDQLFGYKASYEAYVLVKDMEWSKKLAKFVQYLPELQANLPVDAKYKTEKPGTDSDLNAYDVVYYAGDCNAGGKTIAINLPNDERVQLEKGTRRLQLKNAMQAKFDKILLPIAEELIDPSQQKNVKFDAFFANVMFHEVAHGLGIKNTINGKGTVREALQETQSSLEEGKADILGLYMVNQLLAKQELEGTQEDYFVTFLAGILRSVRFGASSAHGQANMVCFNYFQEQGAFVKTANNHYRVDVPKMEKAMHGLSALILKLQGDGDYDGVVKLNQEKGKISADLQKDLDRLKAKNIPVDIVFEQGVSVLGL
- the bshB1 gene encoding bacillithiol biosynthesis deacetylase BshB1, with translation MKLDILAIGAHPDDVELGCSATLAKAIAEGKKVGILDLTQGELGSRGTAETRKEEAKAAAKILGVKVRENLQLSDGFFQNNKDNQLAIVKIIRQYQPDIVLSNPPTDRHPDHGKAAELVSNALFLSGLIKIDTQQEAWRPKKHFHYIQWLPIEPTFLVDVSGYLDIKVEACMAYKTQFYNPNLEDEPQTAISSKNFTDSIRYRALDLGRLIGVEAAEGFVACRYIGIQSLDDLI